The following coding sequences are from one Fusibacter sp. A1 window:
- a CDS encoding glutamate synthase subunit beta, giving the protein MATIEGFKHHARKSYTLRPVELRIADHLDVYQPLSVKEIRIQASRCMDCGTQFCSWGCPLGNLIPYWNEHAQNGDWEEAYRMLRLTNNFPEFTGKICPALCETSCSLSIHHGAVTIREIEHTIIETAFKEGWVKPRYPKMRTGKQIAIIGSGPAGLTVADELNAVGHEVTVYERSTEVGGLLRFGIPNFKLEKYVIDRRIELMKEAGVKFVTGVEVGTDMSVLKLEEEMDALVLTGGSTIPRDLQVKGRELKGIHYAVDYLSQYTMSVHGLEIEGEVISAKDKTVLVIGGGDTGSDCIGTAVRQGAKAVYQYEIMPKPPEKADVLMTWPTAANTLKTTSSHEEGAQRFWSTKTHEFIGSEGKLRGVVASSEDGSEYEIAVDLVFLAMGFLHPAREGMIEALSLELDQRGNVATDKKHMTSRKGIFSAGDMRSGQSLVVRAIHEGRIVARDIDEYLMGDSLLRG; this is encoded by the coding sequence ATGGCTACAATTGAAGGATTTAAACATCACGCACGAAAGAGTTATACACTAAGACCGGTAGAGCTAAGGATCGCTGACCACCTGGATGTGTATCAGCCCCTGTCCGTAAAGGAAATAAGGATTCAGGCTTCAAGGTGCATGGACTGTGGTACCCAGTTTTGCAGCTGGGGATGCCCGCTTGGCAATCTGATCCCGTATTGGAACGAACATGCACAAAATGGAGACTGGGAAGAAGCCTACCGCATGCTCAGACTAACGAACAATTTTCCTGAGTTTACAGGAAAAATATGCCCGGCACTTTGCGAAACATCCTGTTCTTTGAGCATTCACCATGGTGCTGTCACCATCAGAGAAATAGAACATACCATCATTGAAACCGCTTTTAAGGAAGGTTGGGTAAAACCCAGGTATCCTAAGATGAGAACCGGAAAGCAGATTGCAATCATTGGATCAGGACCTGCAGGACTTACGGTCGCAGATGAACTGAATGCTGTGGGACATGAGGTGACCGTCTATGAAAGAAGCACAGAAGTCGGTGGCCTGCTGCGATTTGGAATACCCAATTTCAAACTTGAAAAATATGTGATAGATAGGCGTATTGAACTTATGAAAGAAGCAGGTGTCAAGTTCGTTACCGGTGTTGAAGTGGGTACAGACATGTCTGTCTTGAAGCTTGAAGAAGAAATGGATGCGCTAGTGCTTACCGGCGGCTCGACTATTCCTAGGGATCTTCAGGTGAAGGGTCGTGAACTTAAGGGCATTCATTATGCGGTGGATTATCTGAGTCAGTATACGATGAGCGTCCACGGATTGGAGATTGAAGGAGAAGTTATCAGCGCAAAGGACAAAACGGTTCTTGTGATTGGTGGCGGTGACACAGGTTCAGACTGTATCGGAACCGCTGTGAGACAAGGCGCAAAAGCCGTGTACCAGTATGAAATCATGCCAAAGCCTCCAGAAAAAGCGGATGTGTTGATGACCTGGCCCACTGCGGCAAATACGCTGAAAACGACTTCGTCACATGAGGAGGGCGCACAAAGGTTTTGGAGTACGAAAACCCACGAGTTTATAGGATCAGAGGGTAAGCTAAGGGGCGTTGTGGCAAGTTCTGAAGATGGTAGTGAGTATGAAATAGCAGTTGACCTGGTGTTTTTAGCCATGGGATTTTTACACCCTGCACGAGAGGGGATGATCGAAGCCTTAAGTCTTGAACTGGACCAAAGAGGAAATGTCGCCACAGATAAAAAACATATGACAAGTAGGAAAGGGATTTTTAGCGCAGGTGACATGCGTAGCGGTCAGTCGCTAGTTGTCAGGGCGATCCACGAAGGAAGAATCGTAGCAAGAGACATTGATGAGTATCTAATGGGTGATAGCCTTCTTAGAGGCTGA
- a CDS encoding aconitate hydratase, translating into MKRNITHKILDKHLLQGELLVGNSIKVAVNQTLTQDSTGTMVYLQLEALEVESIKTDLSVAYIDHNMLQTGFENADDHAFIRSVASKYGIVYSKPGNGICHQLHLERFAVPGSILIGSDSHTPTCGGLGALAIGAGGLDIAIGMACGYYYLTVPKVIKVHLKGQLRPWSSAKDVILHVLKTLTVKGGVGAVLEYAGEGVKTLSVTERATITNMGAELGATTSIFPSDENTLDFLTRQGRAADYYPLTADENATYDEELIIDLDMVEPSAALPHSPDNIKCVKEIEGRKVDQVAIGSCTNSSYTDLMKVAEMLKGKRVSPSVGLVISPGSSSVLGMLAKNGALASMISAGARLLEAGCGPCIGMGQAPKSGAVSLRTFNRNFKGRCGTDSADVYLVSPETAVASAISGVITDPRTLTDYPAFFEPEKYDLVENYWISSPASPKAMIERGPNIKEFPVGKMLRDKVSGTTLLKTHDNVTTDDIMPSGAALLPFRSNIPELSRHGFKTLVSDFRDRALKYGGGIVIGGSNYGQGSSREHAALIPLYLGVSAVIAKSFARIHKMNLINAGILPLVFENMSDYDLIAEFDELMVDDCHSGLEQGRLKILNVSTGKVIHVLFEGSPREVELLKAGGALNYVKAQMREEQHA; encoded by the coding sequence ATGAAGAGGAACATCACACACAAAATATTGGATAAGCACCTTTTGCAAGGTGAGCTTTTGGTGGGAAACAGCATTAAAGTAGCTGTCAATCAGACATTGACTCAGGATTCCACAGGAACGATGGTCTACCTCCAGCTAGAAGCGCTGGAAGTGGAGTCGATCAAGACGGACCTGTCAGTGGCGTACATCGACCACAATATGCTGCAGACCGGGTTTGAGAATGCGGACGACCACGCTTTCATAAGGTCTGTCGCAAGTAAATACGGAATCGTCTATTCAAAACCTGGAAACGGAATATGTCATCAGCTTCACTTGGAACGCTTCGCCGTACCAGGAAGCATTCTGATAGGATCGGACAGCCATACTCCGACGTGCGGCGGACTAGGTGCACTTGCAATTGGCGCGGGCGGACTCGACATTGCAATTGGAATGGCTTGCGGTTACTACTACCTGACGGTTCCAAAGGTGATCAAGGTTCACCTTAAAGGTCAGCTAAGACCATGGTCGAGCGCGAAAGATGTGATTCTTCATGTGCTCAAGACCCTAACTGTAAAAGGTGGAGTAGGAGCTGTGCTCGAGTATGCAGGTGAGGGTGTTAAAACCTTGAGTGTTACTGAACGTGCGACAATTACGAATATGGGAGCCGAGCTTGGGGCGACGACATCAATCTTTCCAAGTGATGAAAACACCCTAGATTTTTTAACTCGTCAGGGAAGGGCGGCGGACTATTATCCCCTAACAGCAGATGAAAACGCCACATACGATGAAGAACTTATCATCGATCTGGATATGGTGGAGCCATCTGCAGCGCTGCCTCATAGTCCGGACAATATAAAATGTGTGAAAGAAATTGAGGGTAGAAAAGTCGATCAAGTGGCTATCGGAAGCTGTACCAACTCGTCCTATACTGATCTGATGAAAGTAGCTGAGATGTTAAAAGGCAAAAGAGTCAGTCCTTCTGTGGGTCTTGTGATCAGCCCTGGTAGCAGCAGTGTGCTAGGCATGCTTGCAAAGAACGGTGCGCTCGCATCGATGATCAGTGCTGGCGCGAGACTACTCGAAGCTGGATGCGGTCCATGTATAGGAATGGGCCAGGCACCAAAATCGGGTGCGGTGTCCTTAAGAACCTTTAATAGAAATTTTAAAGGTCGATGCGGCACGGACAGCGCCGATGTGTATCTTGTGAGTCCTGAAACGGCAGTAGCATCTGCGATTAGCGGAGTGATCACAGACCCTAGAACACTCACTGATTATCCTGCTTTTTTTGAACCAGAAAAGTACGATCTTGTTGAAAACTACTGGATAAGCAGTCCTGCAAGTCCTAAAGCTATGATTGAACGGGGGCCTAATATCAAGGAGTTCCCTGTTGGAAAGATGCTTAGGGACAAGGTTTCTGGTACTACTTTGCTTAAGACGCACGATAACGTGACGACGGATGATATCATGCCTTCTGGAGCAGCGCTACTACCTTTTAGGTCTAACATACCCGAGTTGTCAAGGCACGGCTTCAAAACTCTGGTTTCTGATTTTAGGGATAGGGCGTTGAAGTACGGAGGCGGAATAGTTATAGGCGGCAGTAATTACGGTCAGGGATCGAGTAGGGAACATGCGGCACTAATCCCTTTGTATTTAGGTGTGAGCGCTGTAATTGCAAAATCCTTTGCAAGGATTCATAAAATGAACCTGATCAATGCGGGAATCCTGCCTTTGGTGTTTGAAAATATGAGCGACTACGATCTGATCGCTGAGTTTGATGAACTAATGGTGGATGACTGCCACAGCGGACTTGAACAGGGAAGACTTAAGATTTTGAATGTCAGTACTGGTAAGGTGATTCATGTCTTGTTTGAAGGATCACCTAGAGAGGTGGAACTTTTAAAGGCGGGTGGCGCCCTAAACTATGTAAAGGCTCAAATGCGGGAGGAACAGCATGCATAA
- a CDS encoding isocitrate/isopropylmalate dehydrogenase family protein, translating to MHKVVLIPGDGIGPEVSAAAKRIIDATGVQIEWILKEAGEHVLLETGELIPESVIDAIKEYRVALKGPITTPIGRGFKSVNVTLRQQFDLYANIRPVMSYGDLTKFLGVDLVIFRENTEDLYIGKEVVISGGEVHAIKIITKKASLRIAKKAFDYALKHKRRKVTAVHKANIMKLSDGLFLECCREVAEQYPMIGYEEMIVDNMCMQLVMYPQKYDVLVTENLYGDILSDLASGLVGGLGLVPGANIGEDLAIFEAVHGSAPDIAGLSIANPIAMTLSGAMMLDYLGEPKRADAIRSAVEKTLKDKSLLTPDLGGQGSLKSITDGIIKNMILD from the coding sequence ATGCATAAGGTAGTATTGATCCCAGGTGACGGTATCGGACCGGAAGTCAGCGCTGCTGCCAAAAGGATCATTGATGCGACAGGAGTACAAATAGAATGGATCCTAAAAGAAGCAGGTGAACATGTGCTTTTGGAGACAGGAGAACTGATTCCTGAATCTGTAATAGATGCGATTAAAGAATATCGTGTTGCTCTAAAAGGACCGATCACTACTCCTATCGGTAGGGGATTTAAAAGCGTCAATGTCACGCTCAGGCAACAGTTTGATCTATATGCGAATATTAGACCTGTGATGAGTTATGGTGACCTTACTAAATTTTTGGGTGTGGATCTTGTGATTTTTAGGGAGAATACAGAAGATCTTTATATCGGAAAAGAAGTGGTGATCAGTGGGGGCGAAGTACATGCAATTAAGATTATCACGAAAAAGGCAAGTCTACGTATTGCTAAAAAGGCATTTGACTATGCGCTGAAGCACAAGAGAAGAAAAGTGACCGCTGTGCACAAGGCTAACATCATGAAACTGTCTGACGGACTCTTTTTAGAGTGCTGCCGAGAGGTAGCAGAGCAGTACCCGATGATCGGTTACGAAGAGATGATTGTCGACAATATGTGCATGCAGCTTGTGATGTATCCTCAAAAGTACGATGTGCTGGTGACGGAAAACCTTTATGGGGACATTTTATCAGATCTTGCATCGGGTCTGGTTGGAGGGCTCGGACTTGTACCGGGAGCGAATATCGGCGAAGACCTTGCCATTTTTGAGGCTGTGCACGGAAGCGCACCAGATATTGCAGGCCTTTCGATCGCAAATCCTATTGCAATGACCCTTAGTGGCGCCATGATGCTCGATTACCTTGGTGAACCTAAAAGAGCGGATGCCATCCGAAGCGCGGTCGAAAAAACGCTTAAGGATAAGTCGCTTCTTACACCTGATTTGGGAGGTCAAGGCAGTTTAAAGAGCATCACAGATGGAATTATCAAAAACATGATTTTAGACTGA
- a CDS encoding citrate/2-methylcitrate synthase, producing MHERETKTLLAKLSERSERNSRILPEFYEQYPVHRGLRNKNGTGVLVGLTDVGAVHGYDLIEGVKVPDVGRLYYRGVSLETLVKGFQADRRRGFEETVYLLLFGELPNRKELDEFAQLLDECRHLPNDFTENMILKIPSKDIMNKLQRSVLVLYSHDENPDDTAISNVLWQSIQLIARFPTIISYGYQAKSHYFDHTSLFIHPPQRGIGTAENILYMIRRDNQYTKMEAETLDLCLVIHAEHGGGNNSAFATHVVSSSGTDTYSAIVAAIGSLKGPKHGGANNQVRAMIDDIVENCSDWTNRTALKNYLRRMLKKEVFNREGLIYGMGHAVYTYSDPRAVLLKEKAYELAVEKNALDKYGLYADIESLTMELFKELKGVHCVICANVDLYSGFVYEMLDIPQELYTPLFATARIAGWCAHRIEQIVSDNKIMRPAYISVSDEVVYKTLTEREC from the coding sequence ATGCATGAGAGAGAAACTAAGACACTGCTTGCAAAATTGAGTGAACGATCAGAGAGAAACAGTCGAATTCTACCCGAATTTTATGAGCAGTATCCTGTGCATAGGGGACTCAGAAACAAGAATGGCACAGGAGTGCTTGTCGGTCTGACAGATGTGGGCGCTGTGCATGGATATGATCTGATTGAAGGCGTTAAGGTTCCTGATGTCGGTAGGCTTTATTACAGAGGAGTCAGTCTGGAAACGCTCGTGAAGGGTTTCCAGGCAGATAGGCGAAGGGGATTTGAAGAAACTGTCTATCTTCTTTTGTTTGGTGAACTACCAAATAGGAAGGAGCTTGATGAGTTTGCTCAGCTCCTGGATGAATGCAGGCATTTGCCAAACGATTTCACAGAAAACATGATCCTCAAGATTCCAAGTAAGGACATTATGAATAAACTTCAACGTAGTGTGCTGGTGCTCTATTCGCACGATGAGAATCCGGATGACACGGCGATCAGCAACGTACTTTGGCAAAGTATTCAACTGATTGCAAGGTTTCCAACGATTATATCTTATGGATATCAGGCAAAAAGCCATTATTTCGACCATACCAGCCTATTCATCCACCCGCCGCAAAGGGGGATTGGAACCGCTGAGAACATCCTTTACATGATCAGGCGTGACAACCAGTACACAAAAATGGAAGCGGAGACACTCGATTTATGCCTGGTCATCCATGCCGAACACGGCGGTGGTAACAATTCGGCATTTGCGACGCATGTGGTTTCGTCAAGCGGTACAGACACCTATTCGGCGATTGTCGCAGCCATCGGATCTTTGAAAGGACCAAAACACGGTGGCGCCAACAATCAGGTGCGCGCTATGATTGACGACATTGTGGAAAACTGCAGCGACTGGACAAATAGGACTGCGCTGAAAAATTACTTGAGAAGAATGCTAAAGAAAGAGGTCTTCAATCGTGAAGGACTCATTTACGGTATGGGACATGCCGTTTACACCTATTCAGACCCACGAGCAGTGCTTTTAAAAGAAAAGGCTTATGAGCTGGCTGTAGAAAAAAACGCGCTGGATAAGTATGGACTCTATGCTGACATTGAATCGCTTACAATGGAGCTGTTTAAAGAGTTAAAGGGAGTTCACTGTGTGATCTGTGCTAATGTGGACTTGTATTCAGGATTCGTCTACGAAATGCTTGATATCCCTCAAGAGCTATATACACCACTCTTTGCCACAGCAAGAATCGCAGGATGGTGCGCTCATAGAATCGAGCAGATCGTTAGTGACAATAAGATCATGCGGCCAGCTTATATCAGCGTCAGCGATGAAGTAGTGTACAAAACACTAACTGAAAGGGAGTGTTGA
- the gltB gene encoding glutamate synthase large subunit translates to MNGSEMPKRQGLYDPWYEKDNCGVGFVANIDGTKNHDVVKKAIEVLVNLTHRGASGSDANTGDGAGIMIQIPHSYLVRKCYDLGIDLPDENEYAVGMFFLPKEPALRYQCEGIVERMVEEEGHSVLGWRDVPTDNRVIGEIARGTEPTIRQVFISKSNHCDKKTFESDLYMILKRSENTVKTSLDRGWDSFYICSLSSRTVVYKGLLLPEQMNGYFIDLNDIELKSAMALVHSRFSTNTFPTWDLAHPYRYLAHNGEINTIRGNRNWMNAREGVLKSRVYKNRMAELYPIIKPGGSDSASLDQVFQLLKAHDYSNTKALMTLIPEAWENDETMHRDKRAFYEYNASMIEPWDGPAAVFFCDGVQIGATLDRNGLRPAKYVITAQGLIVLASELGVLEFEPSDVIKKGRLEPGKMLVVDSELGEVLIDDAVKRKVYEEHAYSEMTSKYVLRLSDLPAITENYKIRPEALKEKQMSFGFTMEDVQSIIKVMVETGKEPMGAMGNDTPLAVLSHHNQSLFNYFRQLFAQVTNPPIDPIREKVVMSLGNFLGSQSSILREEQVNKYIKIESPILSNEQMGQIRALKDEEFKSTKIPITFKADSGVEGFKHSLKLICERASRRVQEGYNILILSDKKVDGYEAAIPSLLAVSAIHHHLIEEKTRTKVSIVVEAGDARETTHMALLIGFGASAVNPYMAIESAYRLIDKGLVRNMNRAQALENYKKALENGLLKILSKMGICTIQSYHGAQIFEALGLGETFVDRYFPGTPSRIGGIGLDEIAAETLERHYKAFNRLRKPFSQLDIGGVHAYKRGGEFHLFNPETIHLLQQATRTGSYEVYKNYASMINDQSENPCTIRSLFNFKSASNQGVELEEVEPISEIVKRFVTGAMSFGSLSKEAHETIAIAMNRIGGKSNSGEGGEDSSRYLPDSSGDLRRSAIKQVASARFGVTTNYMVNADELQIKVAQGAKPGEGGHLPGKKVNEEIAKVRNATPGIDLISPPPHHDIYSIEDLAQLIYDCKMTNPDARVSVKLVSEVGIGTIAAGVAKAHADMILISGHDGGTGASPLSSIKSAGIPWEIGLSEVHQVLLLNDLRSRVRLQTDGQLKTGRDVVIATLLGAEEFGFATTALVIMGCTMLRHCNKNNCDLGVATQDPELRKHFSGKPEYLINFMTFIATEVREIMSSLGFKTMDEMVGRVDLLERNKNVNQSKVRHLDLSGVLHRPDMPKRIIPYCAKEQEHGLESCFDHLLIKSASQTFEHAIKTSAQFELKNTHRSVGAMLSGKIVKCFGEGGLNDDTITFRFKGSAGQSFGAFGANGLTMLLEGEANDYVGKGLSGATLAIKTPSDAGFAAHENDIAGNTILYGATSGKLFVNGKVGERFAVRNSGAVAVVEGTGNHCCEYMTGGTVVVLGETGKNFAAGMSGGQAFVYDPEDSLSAHLVKESVEAYDLDTEGEALVKELIAEHVLLTGSQLGSELLMDWTKAVKRFRWVLSPIYKGILEKNKHHSDNDELVS, encoded by the coding sequence ATGAATGGAAGTGAAATGCCTAAACGACAAGGGCTTTATGATCCGTGGTATGAAAAGGACAACTGTGGTGTCGGATTTGTTGCGAACATTGACGGCACGAAAAACCATGATGTTGTAAAGAAAGCGATTGAAGTATTGGTCAACCTGACCCATAGGGGGGCGTCAGGATCTGATGCGAACACAGGGGATGGTGCAGGAATCATGATACAGATACCGCATTCCTATCTTGTAAGAAAGTGCTACGACTTAGGAATAGATCTACCAGATGAGAATGAATATGCCGTGGGCATGTTTTTTTTACCTAAAGAACCTGCGCTTCGCTACCAGTGTGAAGGAATTGTTGAACGGATGGTCGAAGAGGAGGGCCATTCCGTTTTGGGATGGAGGGATGTGCCTACTGACAATCGTGTGATCGGAGAAATTGCCAGAGGAACAGAACCGACGATTAGGCAGGTATTTATTTCAAAATCAAATCACTGTGATAAAAAGACATTCGAATCGGACCTGTATATGATTTTAAAGCGATCTGAGAATACCGTGAAAACGTCTCTTGACAGAGGATGGGATTCCTTTTACATATGTAGCCTGTCAAGCAGAACTGTTGTCTATAAGGGTCTACTTTTGCCAGAGCAGATGAACGGTTATTTTATCGACCTTAATGACATCGAACTGAAGAGTGCGATGGCGCTTGTACATTCTAGGTTCAGCACCAATACTTTTCCAACTTGGGACCTTGCGCATCCATATCGGTATTTGGCCCATAACGGAGAAATCAACACCATTAGGGGAAATAGAAATTGGATGAACGCACGAGAGGGTGTTCTGAAATCACGGGTTTACAAAAATCGTATGGCTGAACTCTATCCAATCATTAAGCCGGGTGGCAGTGATTCGGCATCGCTTGACCAGGTGTTTCAGTTGTTAAAAGCGCACGATTATTCCAATACAAAGGCGTTGATGACGCTTATTCCAGAAGCTTGGGAAAACGACGAAACCATGCATCGGGACAAGCGCGCGTTTTACGAGTATAACGCATCGATGATCGAGCCTTGGGACGGACCAGCCGCTGTGTTTTTCTGTGATGGTGTTCAGATTGGAGCGACACTTGACAGAAACGGACTCCGTCCTGCAAAGTATGTGATTACAGCTCAAGGGCTAATCGTTTTGGCCTCAGAACTTGGTGTTTTAGAATTTGAACCGTCAGATGTCATAAAAAAGGGACGGCTCGAACCTGGAAAAATGCTGGTTGTGGACAGCGAACTGGGTGAAGTGTTGATTGACGATGCTGTAAAAAGGAAAGTGTATGAGGAACATGCATACTCTGAAATGACAAGTAAGTATGTGTTAAGGCTGAGTGATTTACCTGCCATTACAGAAAACTATAAGATAAGGCCCGAAGCACTTAAAGAAAAGCAGATGTCCTTCGGTTTTACTATGGAAGATGTTCAAAGCATCATCAAAGTCATGGTTGAGACAGGCAAGGAACCGATGGGAGCGATGGGGAACGATACCCCACTTGCTGTGCTTTCTCATCATAATCAATCTCTGTTCAATTATTTTAGACAACTGTTCGCACAAGTGACCAATCCACCGATTGATCCGATCCGTGAAAAAGTGGTGATGTCTCTTGGCAACTTTTTAGGATCGCAGAGTAGCATCTTAAGGGAGGAACAGGTTAACAAGTACATTAAAATCGAAAGTCCGATCTTATCCAACGAGCAGATGGGGCAGATTAGGGCACTGAAGGATGAGGAGTTCAAATCCACCAAGATACCCATTACCTTTAAAGCGGATAGTGGCGTAGAAGGGTTTAAGCATTCGCTGAAGCTGATTTGTGAAAGGGCTTCTAGAAGAGTGCAAGAAGGATATAACATCCTTATTTTAAGTGATAAGAAGGTTGACGGATACGAAGCCGCGATTCCAAGCCTGCTAGCCGTATCAGCGATACATCATCATCTGATTGAGGAAAAAACAAGGACAAAAGTAAGTATTGTGGTAGAAGCAGGAGATGCCAGAGAAACCACTCATATGGCACTTCTGATAGGATTTGGTGCAAGCGCAGTCAATCCTTATATGGCCATCGAAAGCGCATACCGGCTTATTGACAAGGGGCTTGTCCGTAACATGAACCGTGCGCAGGCGCTGGAGAACTACAAAAAAGCGCTTGAAAACGGACTACTTAAGATACTTTCTAAAATGGGAATCTGTACGATACAAAGTTATCATGGTGCTCAGATTTTCGAAGCGCTAGGACTTGGAGAAACTTTTGTGGATAGGTACTTCCCGGGTACACCCTCTCGAATTGGAGGGATTGGACTCGATGAGATTGCCGCAGAAACACTGGAGCGTCATTACAAAGCCTTCAACAGACTCAGAAAACCCTTCAGCCAGCTGGATATTGGCGGAGTACATGCCTATAAGAGGGGCGGGGAGTTTCATCTCTTTAATCCAGAAACCATTCACCTTCTTCAACAAGCGACAAGAACAGGCAGTTACGAGGTGTATAAGAACTATGCCTCTATGATAAACGATCAGAGCGAGAACCCTTGTACGATAAGAAGCCTATTTAACTTTAAAAGCGCTTCAAATCAAGGGGTGGAGTTAGAGGAAGTCGAACCTATCAGTGAAATTGTAAAGCGGTTCGTGACTGGTGCCATGTCCTTTGGTTCACTAAGTAAGGAAGCTCATGAGACGATCGCTATCGCCATGAATCGGATTGGTGGCAAAAGCAATAGCGGTGAGGGTGGTGAAGACAGCAGCCGTTACTTACCTGACAGTAGTGGCGACCTAAGAAGAAGCGCAATCAAGCAAGTGGCATCCGCAAGATTTGGCGTAACGACCAATTATATGGTGAATGCTGATGAGCTTCAAATAAAAGTGGCACAGGGGGCAAAACCAGGCGAAGGTGGTCACTTGCCAGGCAAGAAGGTGAATGAGGAAATTGCGAAAGTAAGAAACGCAACACCGGGGATAGATCTTATCTCACCGCCACCGCATCATGATATCTATTCGATTGAAGATTTAGCCCAGCTTATCTATGACTGTAAGATGACCAATCCGGATGCGAGAGTCAGTGTGAAACTGGTTTCGGAAGTCGGCATAGGAACAATCGCTGCTGGGGTCGCAAAAGCCCATGCGGATATGATCCTCATAAGTGGACATGACGGAGGAACCGGTGCATCCCCTTTATCATCGATTAAGTCTGCGGGAATTCCATGGGAAATTGGCCTTTCAGAAGTGCATCAGGTGTTGCTTCTAAACGATCTAAGGTCAAGGGTTAGACTGCAAACCGACGGTCAATTGAAAACAGGAAGAGATGTTGTTATCGCAACCCTTTTAGGTGCTGAAGAGTTCGGATTTGCAACGACTGCGCTTGTGATAATGGGGTGTACCATGTTAAGGCACTGCAATAAGAACAACTGCGATCTTGGTGTGGCGACACAGGACCCCGAACTTAGAAAGCACTTTAGCGGTAAGCCTGAATACCTGATCAACTTTATGACTTTCATTGCAACAGAAGTTCGCGAAATCATGTCGAGTCTTGGATTCAAGACCATGGATGAAATGGTAGGTCGAGTGGATCTTTTAGAAAGGAACAAAAACGTCAACCAGTCAAAAGTAAGACATCTTGACCTCTCTGGCGTGCTTCACCGCCCCGATATGCCAAAGCGCATCATACCGTATTGTGCCAAAGAACAGGAACATGGCCTTGAATCATGCTTTGATCACTTACTAATCAAATCTGCATCACAAACGTTTGAGCACGCGATAAAGACAAGTGCGCAGTTTGAGCTGAAAAACACGCATCGATCTGTTGGGGCGATGCTTAGCGGAAAGATTGTCAAGTGTTTTGGTGAGGGAGGACTTAACGACGATACGATCACCTTCAGATTTAAAGGGTCCGCAGGGCAAAGTTTTGGAGCGTTTGGTGCAAACGGATTGACCATGCTGCTTGAGGGCGAGGCTAACGATTATGTAGGCAAGGGATTGTCTGGAGCGACGTTAGCCATTAAGACTCCAAGTGATGCAGGCTTTGCCGCGCATGAAAACGACATTGCCGGCAATACGATCCTGTATGGTGCGACAAGTGGAAAACTATTTGTCAACGGTAAGGTTGGAGAGCGCTTTGCCGTTAGAAACAGTGGAGCGGTGGCAGTTGTTGAAGGTACGGGTAACCACTGCTGCGAATACATGACCGGAGGGACGGTCGTTGTGCTTGGCGAGACAGGAAAAAACTTTGCTGCAGGCATGAGTGGCGGACAGGCATTCGTGTATGATCCTGAGGATTCTTTGTCCGCGCACCTTGTAAAAGAGTCTGTCGAAGCTTATGACCTTGACACAGAAGGTGAAGCTTTAGTAAAAGAACTGATTGCAGAACATGTTTTGCTGACAGGAAGCCAACTTGGCAGTGAGCTTTTGATGGACTGGACAAAGGCCGTTAAGCGATTTAGATGGGTCTTGTCGCCGATATATAAAGGTATTTTAGAAAAGAACAAGCACCACTCGGATAATGACGAACTGGTATCGTAG